The Anaerolineales bacterium region CATAAATGGTACACATGTCAAGACATCGAGCGTTGTGTGCGGTGGTCGAGTAAATCAAAACGTTCCGCAGGTATTGGGGCAAACTTTGTTTCCTTGCAGAAACCTGCGGGACGGTTCGTTTTATGGAGCGATCCACACCACAAAAGTAATTTCCATTTTTTTGTATTCCCCACTAACCTCCCAACATCCCAGCGTTGGAAACTCAACACCCGTAAGCATAGCTTCGCCAATGTCATCCGCCATCGCGTTCGTCGCGCCATAGAAGCGGAGGTCGGGTGATTCGCCGTCCAGCCTGTGACCAGTCACCACCAGCGCGGGTTTAGGTTCGTTGGATAGATCATACAAATCGCTCCACCACATGATCTTTTGAGTAAAGCCATCTGAAGTTTTCGGCAATCCCGACCAAACTCCATCGTTGTGAAGCGCTGTCCATAAATGTTCCGAGCCGAACCAGAAGATTCCATCCCACGGCGCGGACGGCGAGTACGGCTCAGGCGCCGCGAACGTGGGTTTGCTGAATGTTGTGACAGGACAATCTTTTGGCGGAATCCTCGACGCGATCTCGGCTTCGACTGTTTGCGTCAACTCGACAGGCGCGGGGATATCTGTTGGCATCCGATAGTCTTCGAGCGTTTTGGTTTCCTGAGACAGTAGGGTTGTGCAACTCACCAAAAGTATCGCGAGATGTAGAATGGAAAGGGTGAAATATCGTCTTTGCATTGCAACTCCTTGCTTTACCTCAAATACACCGCAAAGAGTTCATAGGTTCCAGCAAAGCAAATTAATTTTTCACTGAAACAATTGCTTGGCTTTTCGTGGCGAGCCCCTTCAATAAACTTCGCGTCGCCTCGGTCACCTCATCTACCGCTTTCTCGAACGCCGCTTCATTGACCTTCGACGGCTTGCGATAGCCGCTGACCTTCCTCACAAATTGCAACGCCGCCGCGCGGATTTCCTCCTCGGTGGCGGGGATTTCACTGCGTAAGGTTTTGATGCTTCGGCACATAGTTATCGTTTCTCCTTTTCGCCAAGCAGATGCCAGGCTTCCATCGTCCCTTTGCCTTTGACTTGAATCTCACCGACATATTCGCACTCGAAATCGTCTTTCAGCAATTCATACGCGGCGCGCGTGATTTGGATGCGGTTCTTGACTCCGTGACTTTCCATGCGACTGGCGGTGTTGACCATGTCGCCCCAAACGGCGAACACTTTCCGCCGACCGATCACGCCCGCGATGAGCGAGCCAGAGTTCAACCCGATGCGAATCTCAATGGGATGTTTGCCGTTGAGGAAATTCCCCTCGTGGACCTGCTTCAACATATCCAGCGCGAGACGCGCCAACGCTTGCGCGTGATCGGGTCTGGGCTTCGGGACGCCTGCCGCAGCCATGTAGCCGTCTCCTGCCACTTGAATTTTCTCCACCTTGTGTTTTTCCACGAGTTCATCGAAGAGCGAGAACACATCGTCGAGCATTTGTACCACCTCATGCGGACCGAACTTGGCTGAGATCGGCGTGAAGTTGACGATGTCTACGAAGAGCACGCTTGCCGATTCGATTTCCTCAGCGATGGTTTTGTTGCCCTGTTTGAGTTTGTCGGCAACCCAGCCGGGAATCACATTGTGGAGCAGGGAATCCACCTGGTCGCGTTGGAAGCGCATGTCGTATTTTTGCAGAAACTCACGGCGACTGAACCGCTCGAGGTAAAAACTCGTGAACGCGCCTAGGACGTTCGCGCCGAGAAAGAAAAAGTTATAGATGATGAAGATCAGCGTGCCCGTCTCAGTTTCTAACAATTCTTTGACCCAAATGCTGTTAATCTCATAGCCCACCGCGATGATCAGGTTGGCGATCAACGCGTAACGGAAGAGCAGACGCGAGAGCCCGTACGTCCACATGGAGACGAGCAGTAAGCCCGTCACATAGAAGCGGTTGCCGAATTCCACTTCGCGCGTCACCGCGATCATGGCGACGATACCCAATCCCGCGATGGACGCGGCGGCGCACGTCAACGGTTGGATGTACGCTTGGAAACTCTTGAAATACGTGGAGGCGAAGATCAACACGAACACCGGGACTACAATCCCGAAGCGAATTGCCCAAACCGTTTCCTTTGACAGGGGGACGGCGTAGATATCTAGAATGCCGAACAGCGCGTACAGCGCCGCTCCCAACGCCAACGCAAAGCGTATGGTGGAACGCGTGCCGACGCGATATTCTTCCAGAAATTGTTTTTCGATCTCTGGAGGAAAACGCAGTTTACCTGCGCGAGGATAAAGCGAGGCGTAGGATGTGGTCATTGTTCAGGAATCTTATTGCAGTTTCCCCGGCGCGGGTTTGCCATCCAGCGTGTACATGTCGGCGTCGGCGGGTTGAAGTTGTACTTTGAAGATCGCCTGTAGTTTTCCGTTGGCGACTTCGAGTAGCGTCTCCAATTGTTCCTTGTCTTTCGCTTCCCCGCGGAACACAATGTCCTTGTTGCCGTTCAACCGTTGGATGAAATGCACCCAAACGTACTTACCGTCTTTCGTTTTCTTGGCAAGCAGTTTATACATGCCCACCTCGGGAATGTATGGCGTGATCCACGCGCCCGCGATCTCCTCGCCCTCGTCAATCGTCATCACAGCCAGTTCTCGCAGGGATGGTTGTTTCATGAGTTATACCCTAGGGTAAGAGTTTCTCCAAATTCCAAATAATCACAGTGCCATCCATAGCATTTGAATATAGAAGTTTGCCGTCAGAGGAAAACGAGAGACTGTTTATCGCTCCTGTATGTCCTTCTAAAACCTTTAGTTGACTTCCATCTTGCACGTTCCAAATGACAATCGTGTTGTCTTTAGCGCCTGATGCTAGAAGGTTTCCATCAGGGGAGAATGCTAACGCAGTGATTGAGTTTGTATCTGCAAACTCTGTTTCTGTTGGATTGAGATGCCCGTCTAATACTGTAATTTTTTCTCCAGTGAGGACGTTCCACAAGATGATGACACCCTTTGAGTCTGTGATTCTGTCGTTGTTAGTCGGAATCAGCCAGGTAGATGCAAGTATCGTTCCATCGGGCGAGAATGCCCCGAGAGCTCCTGAACCGCCCCGATCATAGAAACTCAGATACGGATCTAATCCGCTTTCGAGGACTTTCACTTGTTTGCCGGTTGTCAAATCGCGAAAAATCACTTGAGAAGAAAGAACCACGATCATTGAATCGTCCGGCGAAAAAAGTAGGCTTTTTTGATACGGTTCGCCGAATTCTTCAGGAACGAGACCTAAACTTAACTCTAATTGTTCTCCGGATTCAGCGTCCCAGACTACAAGTCTATTTTCCTTCCCAGCGGTCGCCAGGAGGGAAGCATCCGATGAGAAGGCAATGGGCCCAGAACCGCTGAAAGTTTTCAACCGTTCGCCTGTCTCTGGGTTCAAGAAAAGAATAGAACCGTCACCGGTGCTCCAATTATCCCATGTTGACGCTAATATTTTCCCGTCGGGCGAGAATGTAATGGATGCTAATGCGTCAAACTGATCTTTTTCTTCTTCGGACAATTCTATTGAACGAATGACCTCTCCGTTTGACTTGTCTCTAAAGAAAATGGTTCTGCTGTCCGATGAATAAAAGCCTCCGCCGCCCGCGGCTACATCTGAAACACTCATAGGCTCATATCCGTACGTTGACGCCATATAGTCGTCTTGAAATACGATTTTTCCTAAAGAAGTAAAACCTTGAATTGAAAATCTTGTTTCTCCGCTACTTATTTCTCTTAATGCCAACTCCCCATCTCTGGATATGGAAGCGAGAAGGGACCCATCCGGTGAAAAAACGGCAGTTTGCGCTCGCGCGTCGCCTATAGTGCTCACCAATTCGAGTGTGTCAACATTCCAAAACTTCAAGCCTTCAGCAGAGGAGGACACCAGCATTTTTCCATCTGACGTAAACGCCAAAGGACGGCCTCCATTTTCTAATGTGGCCACCTCTTTCTGAGTTGTTATGTCTAAAAGCAACAGTGGATAGTTGGCTCCACCCTGCGATTGGTTTACCGCCAAAAGATCGCCGTTTTGTGATAACGCAAGCGACTGATAGCCGGTTAACACGGCGACTGCTTTCATTCTCTTTGCATCAACAGCAATAATTTTTCCTGGCAGCCTATTAAACACGCCGATTAATAAAGTGTTTTTTGAGGGAGAGTATTCGAATTGTCCGGCGCCAATCTCAGACGAAACCCGGTGTACAGTTTCTGGGTTAACTCTATCCCAACTGATTATGTTTATAGAAATAGGAGATCCAACAGAACTAAATTCTACTATGAGGATTGTGTTGTCATCGGTTACGCCCAACTCTACAACTGGATCAGCACGTTGAAGGGTCTGTAGAATTCTTGGCTCGTCTTCAATATCCCAAACAATAGTTGAGCCATCGCTCTCGCCCGTTATCATCGTCTTATCGTCAATGAAGGCTGTGGTCGTTACTAGTGCATCACTGGGTAAAAAGGTCAATAGTGCCATTGTATCAACCTGATAAAGGTATATCCCAATGCTCGTTGCCACTGACAATATCTCCCCGTTCGGAGAAAATTCCAAATCATTGACCCAGCCTTTGCCTAAACGCGTCATCGCGTTATCTGTAACTGGTCCAGCCAGAGGCAAGGGCGTAGGTGTAGGCGTCAGTGTTGGCGTGGATGTGTTTGTTGCTGTGGGGCTGGGCGTATACGTTGATGTGGGATGTGGCGTGTGGGAGGGCGTTATTGTTGGTTGTGCCGCCCCGCACGCGCTAAGAATCACAGTTACAAGCAAAATAAGAAGAATGCGTTTGAACATGTCTGTCTCCTTTTATGACGCTGTTAATTCGTTTGACAACCTATATCCTGTCGGATAATTTTACACCTTCGGCAAATCCATCAACATGACTTCAGCCAACATGCGCGGGTTTACGTTGCGGTCCATTTTTTCGAGGGCGGCTTCAAGCCTGCTGACCACGCGGCGTGAGGCGGAAAGATCCAGGCGCGAGGCGATGTCTTCGATCTCGACATTTCGGTCTACATTCACCAGCGGAGTCTCAGTGTGCACGGCGCGCAACATCACGTCGCGCCAATAGGACAGCCAGAACGTGATCGTCTGCCGCATCGCGTCTTTGTCTTTGGCGAGCTTGTCGGCGTAGGAAAATTTTTCCACGCGCGAGGCAGGCAAAAGGGAGAGAAGATCGTTTAGTCGTTCGTCGCGCTGAGCGAGCAGGGTGTCATCTTCGGTCAGCCGAAGCGCGTATCCCATGCGTCCGCCTGAAATGTGCGCGATCAATTTTGCGCGCCCAGTCTCCAGTCCTCTAGTCTCCAGTTCTTTCTGAACAACATCTATGGGCAGAGGACGTAATCGTAAGACTTCACACCGCGAAACGATGGTGGGCAATAATTGTTCGGGGTTGTCGGCGGTGAGGATTAACACCGCATACGACGGCGCTTCTTCGAGCGTTTTCAGCAACGCGTTGGCGGCGCTGTCATTGGCTTCGTGAAAACGCAAAAACAGCGCGACGCGATAACTCGATTGGAACGGTTTGAGCGTGAGCGTTTTGCGCGCCTCGCGGATCTGATCCACTTTCAGGATGCCGCCCTCGGATTCGGATTCGACCACGGTCAGGTCCGCGTGCCTCGCGGATTCAATCTGCTTGCAGTCACGGCACGTTCCGCAAGGGACGCCTGCCTCAAGCGGTGACGCGCAGTTCAACGCCTGAGCAAATCGCAGCGCCAGCGTGCGGCGACCCACACCCGGCGGTCCCGCGAAGAGATACGCGTGCCGCGTCGTCCCGCGGACGATGTGCTTCTGCAACATGTCCACCGCCCAGTGGTGACCAACTACATTCCGATTGCTAGGCATCAATCTTTACCTGCACGAAGTCGTAAATAGGATTCATATCTGTCAGCATGAATTTTACCCTCCTCCACCGCCTTCGTCACCGCGCAACCCGGTTCGTGGACGTGTGTGCAATCGCTGAATTGACAGTGTTGCACAAGCCCTCGCAGTTCGGGGAAGTACGCGTCCATTTCTTCGGGAGTCGTATCCCACAACGCCAGCGACTTCCAGCCCGGCGTATCGGCGACGTATCCGCCGCCATCAAGCGCGAACAGTTCGCGCGTCACGGTCGTGTGTTTGCCCTTGTTGATCGCCGTACTCACGTCGTTCACGGCAAGTCCCAAGTCAGGTTGCATCGCGTTCAAGAGACTCGATTTACCTACGCCGCTGGGTCCCGCGAAGGCGCTGATTTTTTGTGAGAGCGCGGCTTTTAATTCTTCGAGACCCTCGCCTGATGTTGCAGATGTGTAAATGACGCGATAACCGATGGATTCATACAATCCAAAAATGCTTTTTGCATCGTCCACGAGGTCAATTTTGTTTGCAATGATGACGGCTGGAATTTTTTGCTTTTCCGCAATGACCAAGAACCGATCCAGCATTTTCAATTTGGGATTTGGGTGCGCGCAGGCAAACACGAACACCGCCTGATCGGCGTTTGCCAGCAAGATTTGTTGATATTCGCCTTGCGGACGCGGGTCGAGCCGTGTGATGGCTCGTTTGCGCTTCTCGACTTCCTCGATCACCCCACTTCCGTCCGGCAGAATTGTGATTTGAACTCTGTCGCCCAGCGCCGCGATATCGCCAGTCGCTTTTCCCTGTTTCAACTTCCCGCGCAGTTGACAGACGATCGAACCTTCAGTGGTCTTCACCGTGAAGAAACCAGATTGGGTTTTGACGATGAGTCCGCGCGTCTCCAATTCTCTACTTCTCCGCTTCCTATGTCGTTGCGAGGGGCGAAAGCCCCGAAGCAATCTCGATGAACTGCCCAACAATTGTTTGAAGGTTAGGGGAGATTGCTTCGTCAGCCCTTCGGGCTTCCTCGCAATGACATTTCGTTGTTACGGCTTCGGCGTTTTGGTGGGAATGCCGCCGAACGGAGTCGGGGTTTCGGTCACGCCGAAGTTGGATTCGAACCAGTAAATAGTCTGGGGTGAACCGTAGTAGTACGTCTCGATGATGCGTTTGAAGACCGGCGCCGCCCAATCCGAGCCTTCGCCTTGATTTTCAAGCACGACCACGATGGCGATATCCGGCTTGTTCTCACAGATCGGATAATTTGCCACATCTTCTTCACAGAGGGTATAGCCCGCGAACCACGCGTGTGGTCTGCCGCTACCCGATTCAGCCGTGCCGGTCTTGCCTGCCACCGGCACCTGAATGCCGCGCAAGCGGAAGTTTGCCGTGCCTAGCGGATTCTTTACCACCTCGATCATCGCCTCGCGGATGAGTTGCAAGCGGTCCGGCGTGACTGGCAAAACGCCCGTGGCTTCCGGCTTGAAGACCAATGTCGGCGGTCCTTCGATGGGTTGAATCGATTCGACCAACTGCGGACGATACAACGTGCCGCCGTTGCCAAGCGCGGCGATGAAGCGCGCCACTTGCAACGGCGTAACTTGCATATCGCCCTGACCGATAGCTTGATTCACCACATCCACAGCCGTTTGCGGATCGCTGATGTTCCCAGCGGCTTCAGGGATTTGACCGATGCCTGTCGGCGAACCCAAGCCAAAGGCGCGCGCCATATTCGCCATATCAGTTTGGCGGTTGTTTTGGTAGAGGGTGTAGCCGATATCCCAAAAGAACGGGTTACAGGAACGCATTAGCCCTTGGGCAAGCGTCAACACGCCGGAGGGGAGGCTGTCTGATGTATTACATTCCCTCCCCGATGCAAGACGGTCCTCGCAATGTTGCCATGTCCAATCGTGACGGATTTGATCTGGCAGTTTTGTCCAATCGTATTGGCAATCGTAGGTTGATTCGGGGATGTACAAGCCGCTTTCCATGCCTGCCGCCATAGTGATGATCTTGAACACCGAGCCGAGCGGATATTGTCCCTGTGCAGCGCGGTTGAGCAGCGGGTTGTCCTGGCGCTGGAATAATTCTGCGATGCGTTCGGAACTGTTGGGGTTGTTCGTTTCAAAGATGTTCGAATCGTAATCCGGGGAGGTTGCCATGGCGAGCACGCGTCCGGTATCCACTTCCATCACGACGACCGCGCCGCGGAAACCCTCGATAGCTTTTTCCGCGTAGTATTGCAAGTTGCGGTCCAACGTGAGGTGAACGGATTGGGACGGCTGCGGTTCGCTCTCTCCGACCTTCGTCACGATCTGCCCTGTGGAAGGATTCACCACATACAACGTGCCGCCGTGCTTGCCCGCGAGGTAATCTTCCATGGATTGTTCGATGCCGTCGTTACCAACGCGTTCCGAGCCTTGATAGCCGAGGCGTTTATATTCGTCCAAGTCATCGGCGGAGATGAAAGTGGTGTAGCCGACCACGTTCGAGCCGGTTCCTTGCTCGAAATAATAACGAGACGTGTATGTCTCCCATTGCAAGCCGCTTGGCGCCACCGAACGGATGCTCTCGGATTCTTCCGGCGACGCTTCACACAACGGAATGGCGAACTGGTCCGGCGTGTTGAGGAT contains the following coding sequences:
- a CDS encoding penicillin-binding transpeptidase domain-containing protein codes for the protein MKLFRLINIILLPAFILAACSSNGGASIFPTETSLPQPLVTIDSTPDVGAALSAYLDAYKADDYNTMYAMLSKVTTDALPLDQFAKRNKDALNEMSAGSFDYEILSALVNPQSAEVSYRVTYHTVLAGDIQRDMIARFSLEGGQWKLQWDDANILPELAGGNVLRMDYKIPSRGEIYDRNGDPFAAQSDVYAFYVIPGNVTDESIGTLVARVWALCGISPEVLTQDILNTPDQFAIPLCEASPEESESIRSVAPSGLQWETYTSRYYFEQGTGSNVVGYTTFISADDLDEYKRLGYQGSERVGNDGIEQSMEDYLAGKHGGTLYVVNPSTGQIVTKVGESEPQPSQSVHLTLDRNLQYYAEKAIEGFRGAVVVMEVDTGRVLAMATSPDYDSNIFETNNPNSSERIAELFQRQDNPLLNRAAQGQYPLGSVFKIITMAAGMESGLYIPESTYDCQYDWTKLPDQIRHDWTWQHCEDRLASGRECNTSDSLPSGVLTLAQGLMRSCNPFFWDIGYTLYQNNRQTDMANMARAFGLGSPTGIGQIPEAAGNISDPQTAVDVVNQAIGQGDMQVTPLQVARFIAALGNGGTLYRPQLVESIQPIEGPPTLVFKPEATGVLPVTPDRLQLIREAMIEVVKNPLGTANFRLRGIQVPVAGKTGTAESGSGRPHAWFAGYTLCEEDVANYPICENKPDIAIVVVLENQGEGSDWAAPVFKRIIETYYYGSPQTIYWFESNFGVTETPTPFGGIPTKTPKP
- a CDS encoding WD40 repeat domain-containing protein, translating into MFKRILLILLVTVILSACGAAQPTITPSHTPHPTSTYTPSPTATNTSTPTLTPTPTPLPLAGPVTDNAMTRLGKGWVNDLEFSPNGEILSVATSIGIYLYQVDTMALLTFLPSDALVTTTAFIDDKTMITGESDGSTIVWDIEDEPRILQTLQRADPVVELGVTDDNTILIVEFSSVGSPISINIISWDRVNPETVHRVSSEIGAGQFEYSPSKNTLLIGVFNRLPGKIIAVDAKRMKAVAVLTGYQSLALSQNGDLLAVNQSQGGANYPLLLLDITTQKEVATLENGGRPLAFTSDGKMLVSSSAEGLKFWNVDTLELVSTIGDARAQTAVFSPDGSLLASISRDGELALREISSGETRFSIQGFTSLGKIVFQDDYMASTYGYEPMSVSDVAAGGGGFYSSDSRTIFFRDKSNGEVIRSIELSEEEKDQFDALASITFSPDGKILASTWDNWSTGDGSILFLNPETGERLKTFSGSGPIAFSSDASLLATAGKENRLVVWDAESGEQLELSLGLVPEEFGEPYQKSLLFSPDDSMIVVLSSQVIFRDLTTGKQVKVLESGLDPYLSFYDRGGSGALGAFSPDGTILASTWLIPTNNDRITDSKGVIILWNVLTGEKITVLDGHLNPTETEFADTNSITALAFSPDGNLLASGAKDNTIVIWNVQDGSQLKVLEGHTGAINSLSFSSDGKLLYSNAMDGTVIIWNLEKLLP
- a CDS encoding DUF2277 domain-containing protein, translating into MCRSIKTLRSEIPATEEEIRAAALQFVRKVSGYRKPSKVNEAAFEKAVDEVTEATRSLLKGLATKSQAIVSVKN
- a CDS encoding adenylate/guanylate cyclase domain-containing protein, which produces MTTSYASLYPRAGKLRFPPEIEKQFLEEYRVGTRSTIRFALALGAALYALFGILDIYAVPLSKETVWAIRFGIVVPVFVLIFASTYFKSFQAYIQPLTCAAASIAGLGIVAMIAVTREVEFGNRFYVTGLLLVSMWTYGLSRLLFRYALIANLIIAVGYEINSIWVKELLETETGTLIFIIYNFFFLGANVLGAFTSFYLERFSRREFLQKYDMRFQRDQVDSLLHNVIPGWVADKLKQGNKTIAEEIESASVLFVDIVNFTPISAKFGPHEVVQMLDDVFSLFDELVEKHKVEKIQVAGDGYMAAAGVPKPRPDHAQALARLALDMLKQVHEGNFLNGKHPIEIRIGLNSGSLIAGVIGRRKVFAVWGDMVNTASRMESHGVKNRIQITRAAYELLKDDFECEYVGEIQVKGKGTMEAWHLLGEKEKR
- the holB gene encoding DNA polymerase III subunit delta', translated to MPSNRNVVGHHWAVDMLQKHIVRGTTRHAYLFAGPPGVGRRTLALRFAQALNCASPLEAGVPCGTCRDCKQIESARHADLTVVESESEGGILKVDQIREARKTLTLKPFQSSYRVALFLRFHEANDSAANALLKTLEEAPSYAVLILTADNPEQLLPTIVSRCEVLRLRPLPIDVVQKELETRGLETGRAKLIAHISGGRMGYALRLTEDDTLLAQRDERLNDLLSLLPASRVEKFSYADKLAKDKDAMRQTITFWLSYWRDVMLRAVHTETPLVNVDRNVEIEDIASRLDLSASRRVVSRLEAALEKMDRNVNPRMLAEVMLMDLPKV
- the rsgA gene encoding ribosome small subunit-dependent GTPase A; protein product: METRGLIVKTQSGFFTVKTTEGSIVCQLRGKLKQGKATGDIAALGDRVQITILPDGSGVIEEVEKRKRAITRLDPRPQGEYQQILLANADQAVFVFACAHPNPKLKMLDRFLVIAEKQKIPAVIIANKIDLVDDAKSIFGLYESIGYRVIYTSATSGEGLEELKAALSQKISAFAGPSGVGKSSLLNAMQPDLGLAVNDVSTAINKGKHTTVTRELFALDGGGYVADTPGWKSLALWDTTPEEMDAYFPELRGLVQHCQFSDCTHVHEPGCAVTKAVEEGKIHADRYESYLRLRAGKD